CGTAGACACCACCGGCAAAGCCATCGCGAGCGCCTCATAAATCTTGATGCGCGTTCCCCCACCCGCGCGCAACGGCACAACCATCACCGATGCGTCGTTCAAGTGCGGCCGCACATCCGGCACCGTGCCAGTGATGATGATGGATGGATCCGCCTTCGCCAGCGCCAGCACCTTCTCCGGTGGCTTGCGCCCCACGATCACAAACGTCGCCTGCGGATCCGCCGCCTTGATCCTCGGCCAGATCGCCTCATTGAAATACAACACGCAATCGATGTTCGGCTGCCAATCCATCGATCCAAGGAATACGATCTTGCCCGGCTTCGCTGGCTGTGTGGATGGCTGGAAAAACTCCACGTCAACCCCCGTCGGCACACTCCCCAAAACATTCGTGAGCCCGTAATCCTTCCGCATCAGCTCACAGTCATTGTCCGACACCCCCACCACCGCATCGAACTTCTCGCAAAACTCCCGCTCCACCGTGCGCAGCCGCTGCCATTGCTGGTTAAAATACCATTTCTTCAACCCCGTCGCATTCGCCGCCATGCGCTCCCAGATCAGCGCCTCCACATTATGTTGGAATAAAAGACACGGCGTCTTTGGACGAAAGCTCCCATGAAACACACTCGGCGCTGGCGTCAAAAAATCGCACACCATCACATCCATCGCCCCCTCACCATCCAGCTTCGCAATGATCTGCTCCCAAGGCTTCGACCGATACTTGTCGATCACATACGGATTCCGGCTAAACAAAAAATTGGATCCCAGTTCAGCCACGAACTTTGGCGAGCCCTTCGGCGTCTCCTGCCAGTCGATCCACGTCTGCGTACGCGAATACTCGCTCGCCTGTGCCGTGTGCTGCCGCGCCGTTGGGTCCAGCGCCACGTAATGCACCGGATGCCTCCGGTTCAATTCCTTCAACATCTGGTACGTGCGGATCTTCCCGCCCGTATCCACCGGATGCAGCGGCCCACTCTTCAACCACACGATACGCCATGGCTTCTTCTCACTCATCAAGGCCCTAAGTTGTCCTTGGAACGTTCTCAAGACAAGCCATCGCTATCCTCTTCTACCTATTCTCTCCAATACATCTGTGATTAAAATCTTCCCCGTCTCTCGGCTTGCTCCCCACTCATGTTCCCGCCAAAGTCTCCGCGTCACACGGCAATTTGCCTGCAATGAATCAAAGTTGGGTCCTGTCGGACCTGGCCCTATATTTGAACCACGGTGAAAGTAAGCGTTTTTGGATTAGGTTACGTCGGCGCGGTCATCACCGCGTGTTTCTCCCGTCAGGGCCACACCGTCATCGGTGTGGATACCGATGCTTTCAAAGTCGGCCAGATCAACGCTGGCAAATCCCCCATCATCGAGCCCGAGCTCGAGAAGATGCTGGGCGAAGGTGTCGCCGCCGGTCGCGTCAGTGCCACTGCCGATTACAAAGCCGCCGTCCTCGACAGCGAAGTCTCCATGATCTGCGTTGGCACGCCATCGAAGACCGATGGCAGCATCGACCTCACCTACATCCGCCGCGTCTGCGAAAACATCGGCGAAGTTCTGCGTGATAAACCCTCACGCCACATCGTCGTCATCCGCTCCACCATGTTGCCTGGCTCCATCGATGGCACCGTGATCCCCGCCTTGGAGAAAACGTCCGGCAAGAAAACCGGCCTCGGCTTCGGCGTCGGCATCAATCCCGAATTCCTGCGCGAATCCACCGCCGTCCATGATTTCTACAACCCGCCCAAGACCGTCATCGGCACGGAATCCGAAGAAGATTTCCTGAAGATCGCCGAGCTTTACGACGGCATTCCCGGCCCCATGGTCCATGCCAATGTCCGTACCGCCGAGATGGTGAAGTATGCCGACAATTGTTTCCATGCCCTGAAGATCGTTTTCGCGAACGAGATCGGCCGCGCCAGCAAAGCCCTCGGCTCCAATGCCGATGAAGTCATGCGCATCTTCTCTCTGGATACCAAGCTGAACCTCTCCCCCGTTTATCTGAAGCCCGGCTTCTGCTACGGCGGCTCCTGTCTGCCGAAAGACCTCCGCGCCATCGCTGCCGCTGGTCGTTCCTTCGGTGTGGAGCTTCCCCTCATGGAAGGCATCGGCCTTAGCAACGACGCCCATTTCAACAGCGCCTTCCGCTACCTGCTTGAGCAAAAGGAAGAACCCATCGCCGTCCTCGGCTTCGCCTTTAAGGCCGGCACCGATGACCTCCGCGAATCTCCCGTGGTCAAGCTCATCGAGGAACTCATGAAGGCGGGCAAGCAAGTGCGTATCTACGATCGCAACGTCTCACCCGAACGCCTCATCGGTGCGAACAAGAAATTCATCGAAACCCACCTGCCCCACCTCAGCCACCTCATTGTCGGCTCCGTCGAGGAACTGGTGAAAGGTGCCAAGATCATCGTCATCGGCAACGGCAACGACGAAGCCCGCGCCTTGCTCCCCAACTTGGGTCACGAAATCAAAGTGGTAGACCTCGTCTCCGGCGGTATCAAAACAGCCACCAAAGCCATCATCTGGCGCCCCTGCGCCTAACTTGGTAAGCAGCGCAGATTCTCATCGGCAGAACGGTGGATTATTTGGTCAGTCGCGAATTTAAAGACCGACGAAGCCTGAACCCCTTGCTGCCGGATTCCATCCGGCAGTAATTTGTCATCCGCCGTAGCCGTCAAATTCCCTAATTCACCATCTATTCCAACTCTTGTCTCGATGTTCGGAGTCGGGAGTTCGATGTTTCCGCTATCCCGTTTAACTCCGCATCCCCGCCGCTTCCGTCTCTTCGATAGCCGCCTGATGAGAATGCCGCGTATGATAATGCGGCGCCTTGTCGCGTGCCTTCTGCCCCAGACCACCTGAGAGAATCGTCCGCACCGTGTCCAGCAGGATGAACAGATCCAGCAACAGACTCATGTGCTTCATGTAATACAGGTCGTACTCGAGCTTCTTGCGCGTATCCTCGATGCTCGCCCCATACGGATACTTCACCTGCGCCCACCCCGTGATGCCCGGCTGGATCATCAACCGCTCTTGAAAATACGGGATGCGTTCCGCCAACTGCGTGACAAATTCCGGACGCTCCGGACGCGGCCCCACCAAAGACATCTCCCCCTTCAATACATTGAGTAACTGAGGAATCTCATCGATCCGGTACTTGCGCAGAAAATCGCCTACTGGCGTTACTCGCGGATCTTTATCTTTTGCCCATTGCACCCCCGCTGCCTCGGCATCAACTCTCATGGAGCGCAATTTCAGCATCTCAAATTTCTGCCCGAACCGCCCTGACCGCACCTGCCGGTAGAAAATCGGCCCCTTGCTCGTCAACCGCACCAGCAGCATTCCGATCAGGAATGGGATGGAGAGCGCCACCAATACCAGCAAGGAAAATACGATATCGAACGCCCGCTTCATCTTGCGGATATAAGTCAATCGCGGCGAACCGCTCGCTGCTAACAACCAGGCGGGCGTCACCAACACCAGCGGTATGAACTGGTAAAACTCCTCACACATGCTGATCAACGGCATCACGATCACCCCAGAATAACGCAACTCAGAGAACTGACGGAAGTTTTCCGGCGAGGTGATGCAACTCTCCGCACACACCACGCGCCTGACGTCTTGCCGACGCACGATCTGTGGCAGGTCGGCAATCTTGCCCAGCACCTTCAAGCCTTCGCCGGGATGGTAATCCGCCGCCGCGACCACGCCCACCAATTCCAATCCTGGCTCCCAAAGGCGACGGTTCAACATCAACTCATGCTCATCATCCAAGCTCGTCAGGATCACCACCATCCGTTCGCGAAAACTTTCTTCCCGGTGTCGTATATACGAATAGTACACCCCAAGACACACCACCGCGATCACTGCTCCCAGCGCCATCGCACCACGACCAATCCCAGCCACTTGGAACAGATAAAAGAAACCCAACATCAGCACTGCTGAAAGCGTCACCGCTCCGCTCACCGCCAGCACCCGGCTCACTGGATTGCTGGGGATGCCGTGAAAAGAGTAAAAACCGAAGATATACGCCACACAGGAATAGAATGCCCCCCCAAGGAAAATCCCCGCCCAGTGATCCATTACCGCCAGCATCCACTCCTCTTGAAAACGCAGGATGAACGCCACCAAAAACGCCGCGATAAATATCGCCATGTCCACAACGAATCGTTGTGACACGCGTCCAAAATGTCGGCTTTCAATTCCGTTGGTTACCATAGCTTAATACGACTCCGCTAGTATCTAACACTTTCACCCTACGCTCTCACCCTCATAGAACAAGCAAAAATCACGCGGTATTGCATTTTGCCAAGCCCCTCCCTTTCAAGAACTTAAAAACCTTCTCTTTTTTCACGGATCAACTCAAGCCCAGACACGCCATCAAAGGAATTCCTCACTCCTTTCCGGTTCGAAATATCGGCAACCTCTGTAATGGCTCTGGTTTCTGTTATTTGTTATTTTGTCCCAATCCATGAGTGTGGCGACCAACTTCAAACCAAAACCAAACCGTTCTCGCGTATGGATTATTCCCATCACTGGCCTGGTCATCTTTGCTCTTTTGCTAGGCTGGCACGCTTTTAAGCGGAACCTTACCGAGCAGGAATTCGCCGCCCAGATCGCCGCCATCCGTGCCCAAGGCTATCCCACCTCCGCCGCTGATCTGGATGCCTGGTATCCCGAACCACCCGTCGCGGATAACGCCGCCCTTGTTTACGGTACCGCTTTCAACCAGATCACCGGCGTTCCGCCTTCCACCCCATGGTTCGATACCCAGTCCAGCAGCAACATCCTCTCTCGCACCAACCCCATTCCCCCTGCCGCCCGCTCAGAACTCGCCAGCTTGGTCGCCTCCAACCAAGCCCCCCTTAAACTGCTCCACGATGGCGCGCGTCTCCCCTCCTCACGCTACCCCATAAACCTCAGCGGCGGCTTCAATGCCACTTTCAGTCATCTCAATGGATTAAAAAATGCCACCCGCGTGTTGACGTATGAAAGCCTGGACCACGCATTGAATGCCCGCCTGGCCGCTTCCATTGATTCCCTCATCGTCTCCTTGCGCGTCGGCCATTCCTTGTCGAATGAACCCGTCATCATCTCCTCCTTGCTTCAATGTGCCGCCTATACCCAGACCGCCACTTCCTTGGAGAATATTTTGTCCCGCGCCAGCTTTGATCCTTCCACTGTCAAACCCCTGCTGGACGAAATCCTCCGTGCCGAACACTCCCTCCATCCCCAGCGCGCCTTCGCCGGCGAGCGCGCCATCGGTCTCGACGCCTTTGGGAACAGCGTCCAGATATTTGGAGCCAATATGAACTCCCCAGCCGCCTCTTCCAGCCCCTCCTTCGGCACCAAATTGACCGCCAGCGCCTATGATGCGCTCCTTAAAGAATCCGACCGCCGCACCTACCTGGAGGTCATGGAGGAATATATTTCCGCCTGCACCAACGAAGTCACCCGGCTGAATCCCGCCTTGAAAGAAGCCTCTGCCTCATTCAATCAAAAACTCGCCAACACATATCCCCTGCGCATGCTCCTCACGCGCATGATGCTCCCTTCACTGGAAAAGGCTGGAGAACGTCACGTGACGACCATCGCCCAACTTCGCCTTGCCCGCCTCGCATTGATCCTCCAATCCGGGCCACATCCCGAATCCCTGTCCGCTCTCAACGAAATCCCCCTGGACCCTTTCGATGGCAAACCCCTCCGCTACCGCCGCACCGAAACCGGCTTCATGATCTGGAGCATCGGCCCTGATGGCATCGACCAAGGCGGCAAACCCAGACAGAAAAACTCCGGCGACGCCTACGATCTCGTCTTCACCGTGGAAAAATCACCCTGACTTTGCTAACTCTGAAGTATGGAGACCACCAGTGCATCCACCAATTCCTGGTTTCGCCGCCACCGCTTCGCCGTCCTCGGTTGGGGCGGCATCATTCTGTTCACGCTGTTACTCGTCAGTTACACCCAATTCCAGAACTGGCGATCACGCCAGAAAATGGCGGCCCAGCTCGCTGCCATCCGTGCCCAAGGGCTCCCTGCTTCTACCGCAGAGTTGAATGCTTGGTATGTCGAACCTCCCGTCAATCAAAACGCCGCTACCATCTATTTGAGCGCCTTTCCCCTGATGGTCGGCATTCCGCCCACCGGCCCATGGTTCGATAGCTATTCCAAAAGCAATATCTTAAGCCGCACGAACCCTATTCCCGCTCTAGCCCGCGCTGAACTGGCCAGGGTGATCTCTTCCAATCAGAACGCCCTTAAACTGCTTTACGAGGGCAGCCAGCTTTCCACCGCGCGCTATCCAGTCAATTTGACTGCCGGTTATAACACCCTGTTGCCCCACGCTACCCAGCTCCGAGACGCTGTGCGTCTCCTTTGTTTGGAATCACTCCATCACACTGTGGAAAACCATCCACAAGCCGCCATTGATTCGCTCATCGTTTCCTTGAAGGCAGCTTCTTCTCTGTCCGATGAGCCGACGCTCATTTCGCACCTCGTTCAGATTGCTGGATATTTCACCACCTGCACAGCCTTGGAAAACATCCTGAACCGCACTGCCCTTCCTCCATCCCTCTTGAAGCCTTTGCTGATGGAGCTGGAGACTGCTGAAAACGCTCTCAACCTGCCTCGCGCCATGACGGGTGAACGCGCCATGGCCTTGGAAATCTTTAACAATTCGCAACGAATCGCTAAGGCTTCATTCGAGCAATCGCTCATCTCTTCTTTTTATGAAATCACCGGTTTGAATGAGCAGGACTTCGCCCTGCATACAGTGTTGATGGAGCAATCCATCGCCGCCAGCGGAAAGCCCGCTGAACAGATAACCGCCGCCTTCGCAGAAGTGGATAAAGCCCTGCGCATACAGGTTGCCGATGCGAAATTGCGACTGAGGATCACCCGCATCACCATTCCAGCTCTTCTCAAGGCAGGTGAAAGAAATGTGACGGCACGCGCGTATCTTCGCCTCGCCCGCGCGGCCCTGCTGCTGCATATCTACCAATCGGAACACGCCGGTGATCTCCCCGAAAACCTCACCTCCATCCCCGGCATTCCTCTCGATCCGTTTGATGCCAGCCCGCTTCGTTACCGGAAAACCGCCACAGGCTTTGACCTCTGGAGCATCGGTCCTGACGGCCTCGATAATGACGGGAAACCTCGTAAAAAAGGCAGCTACAAGGATGATTATGACATCCTCTTCACCGTAGAAAAAGCACCCTCACCTTGACCGTTGAGCAGCATGGAACCATCCACCCAAACAACCGGCTCCTGGCTCCGCCGCCATCGCCTCGCCGTCTTCGGCTGGGGCGGCATCCTTCTCTTCATCTTGCTACTCTTGGCGTTCAGCCTGTTCCAACGCCACCGCACTCAAGGTAAAATCAACACCAAGCTGGCCGCCATCCGCACCCAAAACCTGCCCACTAACCTGGCTGAACTGGATACTTTTTACACCCACATCCCCGATGCGGATAACGGAACCGTCTTGCTGCTACAATATCGGAATCACTACGTAGAATGGGACGAAATCTATGCTCCTTGGATTGGCGATCTGTCCTCCAACAGTGTCATGTACGTGACGAACCCCATCACGCCTGCGGCTCGTGCAATTTTGCAAGGCATCATAGTCAGCAATCAAACTGCATTG
This genomic stretch from Verrucomicrobiia bacterium harbors:
- a CDS encoding glycosyltransferase family 4 protein, which translates into the protein MSEKKPWRIVWLKSGPLHPVDTGGKIRTYQMLKELNRRHPVHYVALDPTARQHTAQASEYSRTQTWIDWQETPKGSPKFVAELGSNFLFSRNPYVIDKYRSKPWEQIIAKLDGEGAMDVMVCDFLTPAPSVFHGSFRPKTPCLLFQHNVEALIWERMAANATGLKKWYFNQQWQRLRTVEREFCEKFDAVVGVSDNDCELMRKDYGLTNVLGSVPTGVDVEFFQPSTQPAKPGKIVFLGSMDWQPNIDCVLYFNEAIWPRIKAADPQATFVIVGRKPPEKVLALAKADPSIIITGTVPDVRPHLNDASVMVVPLRAGGGTRIKIYEALAMALPVVSTRVGAEGLDITDKQDIRLEDEPNAFADAVIALLKSPEERARIGGNARKLVCEKFSWGSVTDQFEEYLTRTIEMAKGR
- a CDS encoding nucleotide sugar dehydrogenase translates to MKVSVFGLGYVGAVITACFSRQGHTVIGVDTDAFKVGQINAGKSPIIEPELEKMLGEGVAAGRVSATADYKAAVLDSEVSMICVGTPSKTDGSIDLTYIRRVCENIGEVLRDKPSRHIVVIRSTMLPGSIDGTVIPALEKTSGKKTGLGFGVGINPEFLRESTAVHDFYNPPKTVIGTESEEDFLKIAELYDGIPGPMVHANVRTAEMVKYADNCFHALKIVFANEIGRASKALGSNADEVMRIFSLDTKLNLSPVYLKPGFCYGGSCLPKDLRAIAAAGRSFGVELPLMEGIGLSNDAHFNSAFRYLLEQKEEPIAVLGFAFKAGTDDLRESPVVKLIEELMKAGKQVRIYDRNVSPERLIGANKKFIETHLPHLSHLIVGSVEELVKGAKIIVIGNGNDEARALLPNLGHEIKVVDLVSGGIKTATKAIIWRPCA
- a CDS encoding sugar transferase; translation: MAIFIAAFLVAFILRFQEEWMLAVMDHWAGIFLGGAFYSCVAYIFGFYSFHGIPSNPVSRVLAVSGAVTLSAVLMLGFFYLFQVAGIGRGAMALGAVIAVVCLGVYYSYIRHREESFRERMVVILTSLDDEHELMLNRRLWEPGLELVGVVAAADYHPGEGLKVLGKIADLPQIVRRQDVRRVVCAESCITSPENFRQFSELRYSGVIVMPLISMCEEFYQFIPLVLVTPAWLLAASGSPRLTYIRKMKRAFDIVFSLLVLVALSIPFLIGMLLVRLTSKGPIFYRQVRSGRFGQKFEMLKLRSMRVDAEAAGVQWAKDKDPRVTPVGDFLRKYRIDEIPQLLNVLKGEMSLVGPRPERPEFVTQLAERIPYFQERLMIQPGITGWAQVKYPYGASIEDTRKKLEYDLYYMKHMSLLLDLFILLDTVRTILSGGLGQKARDKAPHYHTRHSHQAAIEETEAAGMRS